A window of Sphingobium herbicidovorans contains these coding sequences:
- the dnaA gene encoding chromosomal replication initiator protein DnaA, with protein MKGLIAVSGSSSVQASHDHARLDTAWDAIRTGLRRDIGPRMFDQWLKAGQLGDYCAESQTLDLLFASDFTANFVSAHFGDRLRMAWRCAGVGVREVRLRRAPNAVGPRLLEVAPAQEAVSTDPILPEGVSACNFQPRHSFADFVTGDSNHLAFSAAEAMAGEAQPRYSPLFIHGSTGQGKTHLLHAIAQHFSAHSPNAPVLYMSAERFMMEFVNAMRANETMMFKARLRAARLLLIDDIQFIAGKGSTQEEFLHTINDLIDSGARIVVTADRAPQQLDSIDARILSRLAGGLVADIRPADLDLRLAILETKRAIAGDPPVPDAVIDFLARSIRSNIRELEGAFNKLIAYGQLTGRSVDLEFAQTMLADAVRANARRITVDEIQKVCAAHYKIDASEMRSKRRARAVARPRQVAMYLAKKMTPRSLPEIGRIFGGRDHSTVIHAVRTIEELRQTNADIDADIRALLRQLEN; from the coding sequence ATGAAGGGTTTAATCGCAGTGTCAGGCAGTTCGAGCGTTCAGGCATCGCATGATCATGCGCGCCTCGACACCGCGTGGGATGCGATTCGTACCGGACTTCGCCGCGACATCGGGCCGCGCATGTTCGACCAATGGCTCAAGGCTGGCCAGCTCGGCGACTATTGTGCCGAATCGCAGACGCTCGACCTGTTGTTCGCGTCTGATTTCACGGCCAATTTCGTGTCAGCGCATTTTGGCGATCGTCTGCGCATGGCGTGGCGCTGCGCCGGTGTCGGCGTCCGCGAAGTACGGTTGCGTCGCGCTCCCAATGCCGTTGGCCCCCGCCTGCTCGAAGTCGCCCCGGCCCAGGAAGCGGTATCGACCGATCCGATCCTTCCCGAAGGCGTCAGCGCCTGCAATTTCCAGCCACGCCACAGCTTCGCCGATTTCGTTACCGGCGACTCCAACCATCTTGCCTTTTCGGCGGCGGAAGCGATGGCTGGCGAAGCCCAGCCGCGTTACAGCCCGCTGTTCATTCATGGCAGCACCGGGCAGGGCAAGACGCACCTGCTTCATGCCATTGCCCAGCATTTTTCCGCCCATTCACCCAACGCCCCCGTGCTCTACATGTCGGCCGAACGGTTCATGATGGAATTTGTGAACGCGATGCGCGCGAACGAAACCATGATGTTCAAGGCGCGCCTGCGCGCGGCGCGGCTATTGCTGATCGACGATATCCAGTTCATCGCCGGCAAGGGTTCGACGCAGGAGGAATTTCTCCACACGATCAACGATCTCATCGATTCGGGCGCGCGCATCGTCGTCACTGCCGATCGCGCACCGCAACAGCTTGATTCGATCGACGCCAGGATCCTTTCGCGTCTTGCAGGCGGCCTGGTGGCGGACATCCGCCCGGCGGACCTGGACCTGCGCCTTGCCATATTGGAGACCAAGCGCGCTATTGCGGGTGATCCGCCTGTTCCAGACGCTGTCATCGATTTCCTCGCCCGTTCGATCCGCTCGAACATTCGGGAACTGGAAGGCGCGTTCAACAAGCTGATCGCCTACGGTCAGTTGACCGGCCGCTCGGTTGATCTGGAATTTGCCCAAACCATGCTTGCCGATGCCGTGCGCGCAAATGCGCGCCGCATCACCGTGGATGAGATCCAGAAGGTCTGCGCCGCCCATTACAAGATCGACGCGTCCGAAATGCGATCCAAGCGCCGTGCCCGTGCGGTAGCCCGGCCGCGTCAGGTCGCCATGTACCTCGCCAAGAAAATGACGCCGCGTTCCTTGCCGGAAATTGGTCGCATCTTCGGCGGTCGCGATCACAGCACGGTGATCCACGCGGTTCGCACGATCGAGGAACTGCGCCAGACCAATGCGGACATAGACGCCGACATCCGCGCCCTGCTGCGCCAGTTGGAAAACTGA
- the rpsT gene encoding 30S ribosomal protein S20 → MANTPQAKKRIRRNERRAEINGARISRIRTLVKKVESALAAGDKAAAAAALQTVQPELARGVARGVVHKNTAARKFGRLTKRVSALA, encoded by the coding sequence ATGGCCAATACGCCGCAAGCCAAGAAGCGCATCCGCCGCAACGAACGCCGTGCCGAAATCAACGGCGCCCGCATCAGCCGGATCCGCACCCTGGTGAAGAAGGTCGAAAGCGCTCTCGCCGCTGGCGACAAGGCGGCTGCGGCTGCGGCTCTCCAGACGGTCCAGCCGGAGCTGGCGCGCGGCGTTGCGCGCGGCGTCGTGCACAAGAACACTGCGGCTCGCAAGTTCGGCCGTCTGACGAAGCGGGTCAGCGCGCTCGCCTGA
- the mutM gene encoding bifunctional DNA-formamidopyrimidine glycosylase/DNA-(apurinic or apyrimidinic site) lyase: MPELPEVETTVAGLRSVLEGAVLTRVEARRADLRFPIPVDLRQRLTGATVTSLSRRAKYGLIDTDRGDTLIFHLGMSGRWRIDPAEIGAHDHLLIETGGGRLLSLNDPRRFGSLDLVRSGAWQDHGPFTRMGPEPLGQDFSAAYLAGALRGKASSIKAALLDQRVVAGLGNIYVCEALNMAGISPAREAGRISRSRLAILVESIREVLTAAIAAGGSTLRDYARPDGELGYFSKQWRVYGREGESCACGALIRRRVDGGRSTFYCPKCQK, encoded by the coding sequence ATGCCTGAATTGCCGGAAGTCGAAACCACCGTCGCGGGGCTGCGCTCCGTGCTGGAAGGCGCGGTTCTCACGCGTGTGGAAGCCCGCCGCGCCGATCTGCGCTTTCCCATACCGGTCGATCTGCGCCAGCGGCTGACGGGCGCGACTGTGACCTCCCTTTCCCGTCGGGCCAAATATGGGCTTATCGACACGGATCGCGGTGACACGCTGATCTTTCATCTGGGCATGTCCGGCCGCTGGCGGATCGACCCGGCGGAGATCGGCGCGCACGACCACCTGCTGATCGAAACGGGCGGCGGGCGTCTGCTCTCGCTCAACGATCCGCGTCGTTTCGGCTCGCTTGATCTGGTGCGCAGCGGCGCATGGCAGGATCATGGTCCCTTCACGCGCATGGGTCCCGAACCACTGGGCCAGGATTTTTCCGCCGCCTATCTGGCAGGCGCGCTCCGCGGCAAGGCGAGTTCGATCAAGGCGGCGCTGCTCGACCAGCGCGTGGTCGCGGGTCTTGGCAATATCTATGTCTGCGAGGCGTTGAACATGGCCGGGATTTCACCTGCGCGGGAAGCCGGGCGGATCAGCCGCAGCCGTCTTGCGATACTGGTCGAATCGATTCGCGAAGTTTTGACGGCGGCCATCGCGGCAGGCGGATCGACCCTGCGCGACTATGCCCGGCCCGATGGAGAGCTTGGCTATTTTTCCAAGCAGTGGCGGGTCTATGGCAGGGAAGGGGAAAGTTGCGCATGTGGCGCGCTGATCCGGCGCCGCGTGGATGGAGGCAGGTCCACCTTCTACTGCCCCAAATGCCAGAAATAG
- a CDS encoding class I SAM-dependent methyltransferase yields the protein MNDTASFGYRDVDASEKQGMVRAVFSNVASKYDLMNDAMSAGAHRLWKDQFVGRVKPRKDEAILDMAGGTGDIAFRLAKHGAAITVADINPEMLAVGVERAKKKGLEGLIWSEQNAEELSFKDRSFDAYTIAFGIRNVTRIDEALREAHRVLKFGGRFFCLEFSTTTWPGFSDIYDVYSHRLVPKLGKLLANDEESYRYLIESIRRFPPMPEFERMIREAGFAQTKVEPILGGLVAIHSGWKV from the coding sequence ATGAACGACACCGCTTCTTTCGGCTATCGCGATGTGGATGCTTCTGAAAAGCAGGGGATGGTTCGCGCCGTCTTTTCCAATGTCGCGTCCAAATATGACCTGATGAACGACGCCATGTCGGCAGGCGCCCACCGGCTGTGGAAGGACCAGTTTGTCGGCCGCGTCAAACCGCGCAAGGACGAAGCGATCCTGGACATGGCGGGCGGCACCGGCGACATCGCCTTCCGCCTGGCAAAGCATGGCGCGGCGATCACCGTTGCGGACATCAATCCCGAAATGCTGGCCGTTGGCGTCGAACGGGCAAAGAAAAAAGGGCTGGAGGGACTGATCTGGTCCGAACAGAATGCCGAGGAGCTGAGTTTCAAGGACCGCAGCTTCGACGCCTACACGATCGCCTTCGGCATTCGCAATGTGACGCGCATCGACGAAGCGCTGCGCGAGGCGCATCGCGTACTGAAATTTGGCGGGCGGTTTTTCTGCCTGGAATTTTCCACGACCACCTGGCCGGGTTTTTCCGACATTTATGACGTCTATTCGCATCGGCTGGTGCCAAAGCTCGGCAAGCTGCTGGCCAATGATGAAGAAAGCTATCGTTACCTGATCGAATCGATCAGGCGCTTCCCACCAATGCCGGAGTTCGAACGGATGATCCGTGAAGCCGGATTTGCACAGACCAAGGTCGAACCAATCCTGGGCGGGCTGGTGGCGATTCATTCCGGGTGGAAAGTGTGA
- the ubiB gene encoding 2-polyprenylphenol 6-hydroxylase, producing the protein MASHLTHIWRLLKWGRTLARHGALTGIERDPLTPTPVRRLVRVARVGARVPRQPRYADAFQAIGPAAIKLGQTLATRPDLVGEQAANDLLRLQDALPPVPFATVRAQIEQSFGRPLESMYSRFDEIPVGAASIAQVHRAMTREGRDVAVKVIRPGVTEQFNRDIQTYEWAAAHIEMLGSEAARLRPRLVIANMKRWTARELDLRREAASASELAEAMEALPGYRVPEIDWDRTTGKVMTMEWIDGTKISDRDALIAAGHDVKDIAARLVNAFLRQAISEGFFHADMHQGNLFVTANGDIVAIDFGIMGRIDRRARMWLAEILYGLITGNYRRVAEIHFEAQYVPGHHNVEEFATALRAVGEPMRGKPVRELSVGGMLDGLFAITRDFDMQTQPHLLLLQKTMVMVEGVATALDPDINLWETSGPYVKEWLRSELGPEAKAADTLIENWRTLQRLPGLIRRIEEAFPEKGGAPPPPPLTEVKLIRVGGGWRYAAVAGFAAVAGAIVTALLHLQL; encoded by the coding sequence ATGGCTTCCCATCTGACGCATATCTGGCGGCTGCTGAAATGGGGCCGGACGCTGGCGCGGCATGGCGCGCTGACGGGTATTGAGCGCGACCCGTTGACGCCGACGCCGGTCCGGCGGCTGGTGCGGGTGGCGCGGGTGGGCGCGCGCGTGCCCAGACAGCCGCGCTATGCCGATGCGTTTCAGGCGATCGGGCCGGCCGCGATCAAGCTGGGGCAAACGCTGGCGACGCGGCCGGATCTGGTGGGGGAACAGGCGGCAAACGATCTGCTGCGTTTGCAAGATGCCCTGCCCCCGGTCCCCTTCGCGACGGTGCGGGCGCAGATCGAGCAGAGTTTCGGACGACCGCTGGAAAGCATGTACAGCCGTTTCGATGAAATCCCCGTCGGCGCCGCCTCCATCGCGCAGGTGCATCGCGCCATGACCAGGGAAGGCCGCGATGTCGCGGTTAAAGTCATTCGCCCCGGCGTGACCGAACAGTTCAACCGCGACATCCAGACCTATGAATGGGCCGCCGCCCATATCGAGATGCTGGGGAGTGAGGCCGCGCGATTGCGGCCACGGCTGGTCATCGCCAACATGAAGCGCTGGACCGCGCGCGAGCTGGATCTGCGGCGCGAAGCCGCATCCGCCTCTGAACTGGCGGAAGCGATGGAGGCTCTGCCGGGCTACCGCGTGCCGGAAATCGATTGGGATCGCACGACCGGCAAGGTCATGACGATGGAGTGGATCGACGGGACCAAGATTTCCGATCGCGACGCGCTCATCGCCGCAGGTCATGACGTCAAGGATATCGCCGCCCGGCTGGTCAACGCCTTCCTGCGCCAGGCGATCTCCGAAGGCTTTTTCCACGCGGACATGCATCAGGGAAATCTGTTCGTCACCGCCAATGGCGATATCGTCGCGATCGATTTCGGCATCATGGGACGGATCGACCGGCGCGCGCGCATGTGGCTGGCGGAAATTCTCTACGGCCTGATCACCGGCAACTACAGGCGCGTGGCCGAAATCCATTTCGAAGCGCAATATGTGCCCGGCCATCATAATGTCGAAGAGTTCGCAACCGCCCTACGCGCCGTGGGCGAACCGATGCGCGGCAAGCCGGTGCGCGAACTGTCGGTCGGCGGCATGCTGGACGGTCTGTTCGCGATCACCCGCGATTTCGACATGCAGACCCAGCCGCATTTGCTGCTTCTGCAAAAGACGATGGTCATGGTGGAGGGGGTCGCAACCGCGCTCGACCCCGATATCAACCTGTGGGAAACGAGCGGCCCCTATGTGAAGGAATGGCTGCGCTCGGAGCTTGGCCCGGAGGCCAAGGCGGCTGACACGCTGATCGAAAACTGGCGCACGCTCCAGCGATTGCCGGGGCTGATCCGGCGCATTGAAGAAGCGTTCCCAGAGAAGGGCGGCGCACCGCCGCCGCCCCCGTTGACCGAGGTGAAGCTGATCCGCGTTGGCGGTGGCTGGCGCTACGCCGCTGTTGCAGGGTTCGCTGCGGTGGCTGGAGCGATCGTTACGGCCCTGCTACATCTACAGCTATGA
- the coaBC gene encoding bifunctional phosphopantothenoylcysteine decarboxylase/phosphopantothenate--cysteine ligase CoaBC, with amino-acid sequence MTERRILLIVSGGIAAYKSLELVRLLRKRGIAVRAVLTESAANFVTPLSLGVLTEDHVYGDMFDLKEEREIGHIQLSRQADLVVVAPATANILAKMANGIADDLATTLLLATDKPVLAVPAMNVRMWHHRATQRNLERLRTDGIHVMEPDSGEMACGEYGKGRVPEPEAIAAEVERMLARPGAQDPLAGQPDFETAELPLKGRHILVTAGPTHEPIDPVRYIANRSSGKQGFAIAAAAARAGARVTLVAGPVQLPTPAAVDRVDVETAREMLAAVEAALPADAAIMVAAVADWRTADASGQKLKKDGSGKPAPLPLVENPDILATLGKHGQRPALLIGFAAETEKVAEHAQAKLARKGADWIIANDVSGDVMGGDNNSVHIVTANGVESWEHLPKAGVAHRIIEKVAHALSPASD; translated from the coding sequence ATGACTGAGCGCCGCATCCTCCTGATCGTCTCCGGCGGCATTGCTGCCTACAAGTCGCTTGAACTTGTGCGGCTGCTCAGGAAGCGCGGCATCGCCGTGCGCGCCGTGCTGACGGAGAGCGCGGCCAATTTCGTGACGCCTTTGTCCCTTGGCGTGCTGACCGAAGATCATGTCTACGGCGACATGTTCGACCTCAAGGAAGAGCGGGAGATCGGGCATATCCAGCTGAGCCGCCAGGCGGACCTTGTAGTAGTCGCGCCTGCTACGGCCAACATCCTGGCGAAGATGGCGAACGGCATCGCCGATGATCTGGCGACGACGCTGCTGCTGGCGACCGACAAGCCGGTGCTGGCCGTGCCAGCCATGAACGTGCGCATGTGGCATCATCGGGCGACGCAGCGAAACCTGGAGCGCCTGCGCACGGACGGCATTCATGTCATGGAGCCGGACAGCGGCGAGATGGCTTGCGGCGAATATGGCAAGGGCCGCGTGCCCGAACCCGAGGCAATCGCGGCGGAAGTGGAGCGGATGCTGGCGCGTCCAGGCGCGCAGGACCCGCTGGCCGGACAGCCCGATTTCGAGACAGCGGAACTGCCCCTGAAGGGCCGTCACATCCTTGTCACCGCCGGTCCCACGCATGAGCCGATCGATCCGGTCCGCTACATCGCCAACCGGTCGTCCGGCAAGCAGGGCTTCGCCATTGCGGCGGCGGCGGCGCGTGCGGGCGCGCGCGTGACTCTGGTCGCCGGGCCGGTACAGCTGCCGACCCCGGCGGCAGTCGACCGTGTGGACGTGGAGACTGCGCGGGAGATGCTGGCGGCGGTCGAGGCCGCGCTGCCTGCCGACGCCGCCATCATGGTCGCAGCCGTAGCAGACTGGCGAACCGCCGATGCTTCAGGGCAAAAGCTGAAAAAGGATGGGTCCGGCAAGCCTGCGCCTTTGCCGCTGGTGGAAAATCCCGACATTCTGGCGACGCTTGGAAAACATGGCCAGCGCCCTGCCCTGCTGATCGGTTTTGCCGCCGAGACCGAAAAGGTCGCCGAACATGCGCAGGCAAAGCTGGCGCGCAAGGGCGCTGACTGGATCATCGCCAACGACGTATCGGGTGACGTAATGGGCGGCGACAATAACAGCGTGCATATCGTCACGGCGAATGGCGTCGAAAGCTGGGAGCATCTGCCCAAGGCCGGCGTCGCCCACCGCATCATCGAAAAGGTCGCTCATGCCCTCTCCCCTGCATCCGATTGA
- the dut gene encoding dUTP diphosphatase, which produces MPSPLHPIEIRLKRLPHGEGLPVPAYATAHAAGMDVVSAEDVIIVPGGRHAVATGFAMAIPDGYEVQVRPRSGLALKHGISLPNTPGTIDADYRGELKVILINLGHEPFVIARGDRIAQLVAAPVQAARFAEVEELNETARGSGGFGSTGVTSS; this is translated from the coding sequence ATGCCCTCTCCCCTGCATCCGATTGAAATCCGCCTGAAACGCCTTCCCCATGGCGAGGGGCTGCCCGTGCCCGCCTATGCGACCGCGCATGCTGCGGGGATGGATGTGGTTTCAGCCGAAGACGTGATTATCGTGCCGGGCGGGCGTCACGCGGTGGCGACCGGTTTCGCCATGGCCATTCCAGACGGCTATGAGGTGCAGGTGCGGCCGCGATCGGGCCTAGCGCTCAAGCATGGGATCAGCCTGCCCAACACGCCCGGCACTATCGATGCGGATTACCGGGGGGAATTGAAGGTCATCCTCATCAATCTGGGGCACGAACCTTTCGTCATCGCGCGGGGCGACCGGATTGCGCAACTGGTGGCGGCTCCCGTGCAGGCGGCGCGCTTTGCCGAGGTCGAGGAACTGAACGAGACGGCCCGGGGTTCAGGAGGTTTCGGTTCGACCGGAGTGACGTCCTCATGA
- a CDS encoding HesA/MoeB/ThiF family protein, with product MNPAPLTLSDDQLERYARHIVLKEIGGAGQARLLSADVAVIGAGGIGSPAILYLAAAGVGTIRVIDDDHVALTNLQRQIMFGTGDIGAAKAERAMTAVARLNPDVKLIPINARIDSDNAALMLRDADVVLDGCDSFPTRLAVADCAQRLRIPLVSAAVGSFEGQLATYRGWESDRPCYRCLVGDPQDAPERNCAETGVIGALTGVMGSLAALEVIRALVPFGADMAGKLLLADLLSMRFRTVSVAKDPGCKACAAELCAN from the coding sequence ATGAACCCAGCGCCGCTGACACTCTCCGACGACCAGCTTGAACGCTATGCGCGGCACATCGTCCTCAAGGAGATAGGCGGCGCCGGTCAGGCGCGGCTGCTGTCAGCGGACGTCGCGGTAATCGGCGCGGGCGGGATCGGCAGCCCGGCAATCCTCTACCTCGCGGCTGCGGGCGTGGGCACGATCCGCGTTATCGATGACGACCATGTCGCCCTGACCAATTTGCAGCGGCAAATCATGTTCGGCACGGGCGACATCGGCGCAGCCAAAGCCGAACGCGCCATGACCGCCGTGGCGCGGCTCAATCCCGACGTTAAGCTGATCCCGATCAACGCACGTATCGATTCAGACAATGCTGCGCTGATGCTGCGTGATGCCGATGTCGTGCTGGACGGGTGCGACAGTTTCCCGACGCGGCTGGCGGTGGCCGATTGCGCGCAAAGGCTGCGCATCCCTCTGGTGTCGGCGGCGGTGGGATCCTTCGAAGGACAACTGGCCACCTATCGCGGGTGGGAAAGCGACCGGCCATGCTATCGCTGCCTGGTGGGCGACCCGCAGGACGCGCCGGAGCGCAACTGCGCGGAGACGGGCGTGATCGGCGCTCTGACCGGGGTGATGGGCAGCCTGGCCGCGCTGGAAGTCATCCGCGCGCTCGTTCCATTTGGCGCCGACATGGCGGGCAAGCTGCTGCTCGCCGACCTGCTTTCCATGCGCTTTCGGACGGTGAGCGTCGCCAAGGACCCAGGCTGCAAGGCCTGCGCCGCTGAGCTATGCGCGAACTGA
- a CDS encoding DsrE family protein: MRELRIIVATADAERLRGALVLASAQAALGGAASLFLQLDGVALLAPAVEAPRDAAHRSAGLPTLGQLITEARALGVAILACQSGMALHGLAERDLPQGVTASGPIAFLQETGDEARLIFA; this comes from the coding sequence ATGCGCGAACTGAGGATCATCGTCGCGACGGCCGATGCAGAGCGGTTGCGCGGCGCGCTGGTGCTGGCGAGCGCACAGGCAGCGCTGGGCGGGGCGGCGAGCCTTTTTCTGCAACTGGACGGCGTGGCTTTGCTCGCTCCTGCCGTCGAGGCTCCACGGGACGCGGCGCATCGCTCGGCGGGTTTGCCGACACTCGGTCAGCTTATCACGGAAGCGCGGGCGCTGGGCGTGGCCATCCTCGCCTGCCAGAGCGGAATGGCGCTGCACGGGCTTGCCGAGCGGGATCTTCCGCAGGGCGTTACGGCGAGCGGCCCTATCGCCTTCCTCCAGGAAACCGGCGACGAGGCTCGACTGATCTTCGCCTGA
- the thrS gene encoding threonine--tRNA ligase produces MLKITLPDGSVREVAPGTTPADIAAAIGPGLAKAAIAARVDGELRDITRPLEQDSHLALVTSRDEADALELARHDFAHVLAEAVQALFPGTQITFGPSTDDGFYYDFAPKDRPFTEEDLPGIEAKMREIIAANKPLRREVWKREELIARWKAEGETFKAEWAAELPEGEELTVYWSGDEWLDMCRGPHLASTGRLDPAAFKLTRVSGAYWRGDQKNAMLSRVYGTGWLNKKQLEAHLHKLEEAGKRDHRKLGAEMDLFHLQQEAHGSVFWHPKGYLIWRELEAYMRRAIDAAGYREVKTPQVMDARQWEQSGHWGKYRENMFVIPDEVPNVADEGPLVSDDADWMALKPMNCPAHVLIFRQGIKSYRDLPLRFYENGCCHRNEPHGALHGLMRVRQFTQDDAHIFCREDQIVEEVRAFCALADRIYKDFGFTYSIKLALRPDKRFGTEEMWDKAEEELRNAVAAAGLNTPEYGWEELPGEGAFYAPKLEWHLTDAIGRTWQVGTIQSDRVLPERLDASYVAEDGERHRPVMLHRAIFGSYERFIGILIEHYAGKFPLWLAPVQAVVATIVSDADDYAQAVADRLRAAGIRAETDLRNEKINYKVREHSLAKVPNLLVVGRREADEGTVALRALGKEGQSVLSVDEVIERLAKEARAPDMS; encoded by the coding sequence ATGCTCAAGATCACCCTGCCCGATGGTTCCGTGCGTGAAGTCGCGCCCGGCACTACCCCGGCGGATATTGCGGCAGCGATCGGGCCGGGTCTGGCCAAGGCGGCCATCGCCGCGCGGGTCGATGGCGAACTGCGCGACATCACGCGCCCGCTGGAGCAGGATTCGCACCTGGCGCTGGTGACGTCACGGGACGAGGCGGACGCGCTGGAACTGGCGCGGCATGATTTTGCCCATGTGCTGGCCGAAGCGGTGCAGGCGCTGTTTCCGGGGACGCAGATCACCTTTGGACCATCGACCGATGATGGTTTCTATTATGACTTCGCGCCGAAGGACCGGCCCTTTACCGAGGAGGACCTGCCCGGGATCGAGGCGAAGATGCGCGAGATCATCGCGGCAAACAAGCCGCTGCGCCGTGAGGTGTGGAAGCGCGAGGAGCTGATTGCCCGCTGGAAGGCTGAGGGCGAGACATTCAAGGCCGAATGGGCGGCCGAGCTTCCCGAGGGCGAGGAGCTGACGGTCTATTGGTCGGGTGATGAGTGGCTCGACATGTGCCGGGGTCCGCACCTCGCTTCAACCGGAAGGCTCGACCCCGCCGCGTTCAAGCTGACCCGCGTATCGGGTGCCTATTGGCGAGGCGATCAGAAGAATGCGATGCTCAGCCGTGTTTACGGCACTGGCTGGTTGAACAAGAAGCAGTTGGAGGCGCATCTCCACAAGCTGGAGGAAGCGGGTAAGCGCGACCACCGCAAGCTGGGTGCGGAGATGGACCTGTTCCACCTTCAGCAGGAAGCGCATGGGTCGGTCTTCTGGCATCCCAAGGGCTATCTCATCTGGCGCGAACTCGAAGCCTATATGCGCCGCGCAATCGACGCGGCGGGCTATCGCGAAGTCAAAACCCCGCAGGTGATGGACGCGCGCCAGTGGGAGCAGTCCGGCCATTGGGGCAAATATCGCGAAAATATGTTCGTCATCCCCGACGAAGTGCCGAACGTCGCCGATGAAGGCCCGCTGGTGTCGGACGACGCCGACTGGATGGCGCTAAAGCCCATGAACTGCCCGGCGCATGTCCTGATCTTCCGCCAGGGGATCAAGAGCTATCGCGACCTGCCGCTGCGCTTCTACGAAAATGGATGCTGCCATCGCAACGAGCCGCATGGCGCGCTGCACGGCCTGATGCGGGTGCGCCAGTTCACGCAGGACGACGCGCATATCTTCTGCCGGGAAGACCAGATTGTCGAGGAAGTGCGCGCTTTCTGTGCGTTGGCCGACCGGATCTACAAGGATTTCGGCTTCACCTATTCGATCAAGCTGGCCCTGCGCCCCGACAAACGGTTCGGCACGGAAGAGATGTGGGACAAGGCCGAGGAAGAACTGCGCAACGCGGTGGCGGCGGCAGGGCTGAATACGCCGGAATATGGTTGGGAGGAACTGCCGGGCGAAGGCGCCTTCTACGCGCCCAAGCTCGAGTGGCATCTGACCGACGCGATCGGGCGGACATGGCAGGTGGGCACGATCCAGTCCGACCGCGTTCTGCCGGAACGACTCGACGCATCCTATGTGGCCGAAGACGGCGAACGCCACCGGCCCGTGATGCTTCACCGGGCGATTTTCGGCTCCTACGAACGCTTCATCGGCATCCTGATCGAACATTATGCGGGCAAGTTCCCGCTGTGGCTCGCCCCGGTTCAGGCGGTGGTGGCGACCATCGTGTCCGACGCGGACGACTATGCGCAGGCGGTTGCCGACAGGTTGCGGGCAGCGGGAATCCGGGCGGAAACCGATCTGCGCAACGAGAAGATCAACTATAAGGTGCGAGAGCATAGCCTTGCGAAAGTGCCCAATTTGCTGGTCGTTGGACGCCGTGAGGCTGACGAGGGCACGGTCGCGCTGCGCGCATTGGGCAAGGAAGGGCAAAGCGTCCTTTCGGTCGATGAGGTTATCGAGCGACTTGCAAAAGAGGCGCGCGCGCCCGATATGTCATGA
- the infC gene encoding translation initiation factor IF-3, whose amino-acid sequence MMRRPMAPPPKSGPRYNEFITVPKVRVIDDEGENLGVMFTQEAMERAYEIGLDLVEVSPTADPPVCKFLDIGKFKYEAQKKANIARKTQKTQELKEIKMRPNIDDHDYDTKMKKVHDFIGDGDKVKITLRFRGRELSHQQLGMQLLQRVAENVGEIAKVEAYPRMEGRQMLMVLAPK is encoded by the coding sequence ATGATGCGCCGCCCGATGGCGCCGCCGCCTAAGTCCGGTCCCCGTTATAATGAGTTCATCACCGTGCCCAAGGTGCGCGTGATCGACGACGAAGGCGAAAATCTGGGCGTGATGTTTACGCAGGAAGCCATGGAGCGCGCTTACGAGATCGGGCTGGACCTGGTCGAAGTGTCGCCGACGGCCGATCCGCCGGTTTGCAAGTTCCTGGACATCGGCAAGTTCAAGTACGAAGCCCAGAAAAAGGCGAACATCGCCCGCAAGACCCAAAAGACGCAGGAACTCAAAGAGATCAAGATGCGTCCGAACATCGACGATCATGACTATGATACGAAGATGAAGAAGGTCCATGATTTCATCGGCGATGGCGACAAGGTGAAGATCACCCTGCGCTTCCGCGGCCGCGAGCTTTCGCATCAGCAGCTGGGCATGCAACTGCTCCAGCGCGTGGCTGAAAATGTCGGCGAGATCGCCAAGGTCGAAGCCTATCCGCGCATGGAAGGCCGGCAGATGCTGATGGTGCTGGCGCCGAAATAA